The Raphanus sativus cultivar WK10039 chromosome 6, ASM80110v3, whole genome shotgun sequence sequence TCCATTCCCCGGGGAGGTCGAGGTGGTTACTCGAATGGGCCGTatgaattttatgataattcTGGTGGAAACGGTTACCAAAGGAGCTACTACAACAACAGAGGAAGGGGACGTAGTGGTAGCGGTGGAAATGACAATTCATATGAAGTAATgataatattcaaatgagaGCCAGTTTAGGTAGCCAAGCATAAGGCGTTACATATTCATACAAACATCACGAACAGTTAGCATAGTGATCTTAGCTTGTAAATTGGTCATGCATACATACATGTGGTTTCGTTCTAGTCTACTAATGATTTCTCCTCTTCCAAATCTTCCATTTGTGAACCGGTCTTGTACTGGTAGCTTCTAGCACAGTACCAGAAGTAGACAAGGTTAACAACACCCAAACCAGCAATCATATAGTAGAAGTAATCCAGTCTCCCTTTGTCAAGGTTATTGTCCAGCCAGTCCGGCTGGTCTTTTCCGCCTGACAACTTATGCACGGTCGTCAACAGCACACTGGTTAAGTAGTGAGATGCTGCAAAAGAGAGCGGAAACAGCGAGTTCGCAAGGCTTCTCATGTGCTCAGGGAACTGACTGTTAAAGAACTCGATCTGTCCAATGAAGTTAAATGACTCGGAGAGTCCCATCAGAACCAGCTGAAGCGCCAACCAAAACACAGACATCTGCGTCATTTCCAAAGCCTGCGTCCTCCTCACTCTCTCCACAAGCGCTGCAGAGAACATGGACATGATGCCGAACACGATCCCTATCCCCATCCGCTGAAGGAGCGTGAGCCTGAAGTTACGGATTCGCCAAAGGGACGGGACTAGGATGCGGTCGTAGATAGGCAACCATAGGCCTATTGTAATGAAAGATATGACGGATAAGGAACCTGCCGGGATCTCAAAGTGCGGTCCCATGTGTCGGTCCATTTTCCTAGCTTGAGGGACTATGAAAGTTCCTTGTGTGGACACTGTAACAACGGAGATTATCCCGGCCGACCAAACCGGAATGATTCTGATCAAACACTTGACCTCTTCGACTTCTTGAATGCTACATAGCCTCCACTTATTCACCGGCACTCCATCGGATGTCAGATCACCCTCTTTGATCACCGCCGCTTTGTCAAGGAACCTAAACGTAAAccaatacattttaatttgataaagAAACAATCAAAACGTTACTGGAAAAGTATATGAATTGATACTTGTATTGGTTGGTGAGTGGTAACTTGGATAACACTCCATGTTTAAGTGGCGGGTCATAATACTCCACTGTCCCATCCTCTACCGGAAGCTCGAGGTTCCGTTTCTTACGAGCAGCCAAAATGACTCGAACAATACCAGAGAATACACTCCCTTCCGGTTTGACATACACGTAAAACCGCGTACCAACAAAGAACAAAACGATCGAGCAAGCCATTAAACCGGTCGGAACGCTAAACCCAACGGTCCAGCTGATGTTGTCCTGTATGTAGACAATGATGGTATGCGAAACGATGAGAACGATGGAGAAAGTTAAGTAGTACCAATTGAAGTAACTAGCCATTCCTTTGAGGCCTTTCTCTGTTCGTTGGTCAAACTGGTCTGCTCCGAAAGGGATGCTACAAGGTCGTATCCCGCCGCTGCCGATGGAGAGAAAACAGAGACCGAGGAACAATACTCCGAGCTGGAGTTTGTTTGGACGGTGGCAACTATCTGGATGGTGGATGTTGCATTCTGGTGGGTGGAGTTGATGCAGCCATGCAGTGAGTGTCACCGTCATTAGTCCCTGTTTggatttatttataaacttgaCTGATTTCTAGTGTTATTAAAAATGCAGTAACAAAATTTGAAGTACACtttttaagaaaacacattagaaTTATTTGTTGCAATTTCATCGAGTAACGGAAGTTCATTAATAGGAAACGATGTGTAAAGCCATTAAGAAAGCAACTTGTAAagttgaaaaagaaagaaaaggatgAAGAAAACTACATGGCATATAATGCATGCACTTTTTGTCTAGTGTTGTCAAGCTTAGCGATATTGATGGACCGtctgatttttttctgaaattatgAATAAAATCTAAAGTATAGACGTTCAGCTTGTGAAAAGTTCACACATGCAATCTTATCATGTATATAATGCAAAGTATAATTaggaaaatctcaaaacataaTAGAAACTAATATACGAGATATATAACCGATGCATTTTTAGTGAATAAAAGGAACAAACCTGTACCCAAATTAACCAAAGCAACTAGACTATCATCAGTCATCACTTGTTATTGTGACCCAACAGTCCATTTTTAAGTTGCGATGTTATTGTAGAAAAAAGAATAAAGGGAGGAAACGTacgaaaagagagaagaaggaggcgTAAGCGATGGTCTTGAAGCGGCCAACGTAGGCGTCAGAGATTATTGCACCGAGGAGTGGAGCTAAATTGGAGAGACCTAACCACAAGTTGTAAACGTTGGAAGCGTCCACTAGCTCCATGTGGAATACTTTGGTTAAATACGCCATGAAGTTCGCCGATAACCCCATCGTTCCCATCCTCTCTAACGTCTCATTTCCTTTACATGATATCACCATACAAAAAACATGTTGTTCAATATTTTTATGAACCAACAGTTTCGGTTACCTAAGTTGGACTGACCGTTAAGTACAACTAATGTATATAACTCATGATCTGTCTGAAGAGGCTCATGTATTTCATGCTTCTAATGATCAAAAGGTTTACGCCAAAACAGCATGAAACGGTCgaccatatatattattttataaatttatttaatttggataATTTCTTCTGGTACTATTTTCTGTGGCTATTGTATTGCATGACtcgtaaaagtggttagtgtgtTCATGATATTAGCATGGTGACAGTATTAATTTTAGCAAAAATTATTTTCCTCTTTATGTATTTGACCGTTTGTtcatttgttaaaaataaatattttctcatATACCAATCCAAAAAATCATCGATCATATGGAGTTAGTCTCTCTAAAACAAAGAAAGAGTTAATTTGAATACAAaaattctctatatatataacactGCCAATTGAAAGGGATCAAAGCTGCGTGCTTACAATGGATGATGAAGTTCGTATCCATTTACTAGTTTACCATGTTGAGATCTATACGAAGAAATACcttgataaattaaatattgGAAGAAACGAGAAAAGAGCATACCAAGGATGAACGAAATAGCTCTCCAGCCTCCACGTTTCCTCTCCGGCGAATGATTTGGATTCTTAGAATTCTCAACAACTTCCATTGCCGGTGATGAACACAATAATCTCAAGAAAAACTACGACCTATAAGACGAAGAAGACTGTCTTTTACCTTATGACCGATCTCTAAAATTTTGAACAGAATACATcgaatttgatattttttttttatgggtaGAGTAGAATTAGAAGGAATGCATTCTGACCAAGGCACGGCTCAATAATTGGAAGATGAAATGAAGCTGAGGAGGATTTCTTATTTATAGATACATTAGTTGTAAGAGAGAAGaaagttattttcttttctttctaatgcttttaaaaaaaaattgactgcCTATGGGAACAATGCATGATAGTGTGTAGTATATCTCTCCTCTTTGGCTCTTTGTAGTTAAGTGTGTATCTcgttttatattaattttgaagtatataatatttacttcACTGCAAATTCAAAACTTCTTTAGAATACACAGAGTTTTGGatagttattaatttaataCATTTCCAAGactgttatttatttatttatttgcatacttataaaatattgttcaaaataaattattaaaacatatccACTCAATGATATAAATGGCTCTCATGATATTCTTAGTCATTttattcattctttttttttttttttttttttgtttaacctgggggtatcccaggcccagaaggcccagactaatccccaaggggaaggaatgcccacggatagacgcccctcccagtttttcaaatgggccgaaagcatggcccatatccgtgtgggtgacaagagcgttgcaaggtagttccctccggcgtggatcgaaccccctACCTGGGTGCAGGCGGGGACCCGTCCTAACCATTGGGCTACAACGTCTTGTCCATTTTTATTCATTCTTCCAACAATGTTTCTCAAATATGCAAGCGCAACCTTATTTCCTTGACTCCAAATTCCGATAAGTAAATCAATAATACATTAAGTTGGATTTAACATGAATATCTATATTACTAATTTGTATTTGAGTTTTCaaactttattataaaaattactcTAGAGCTCACTTGGTTAGCCTTCATTAAATTATACGACATATGATCTGAAAGATATGATGATTTTCAATACCGTTCAATTAGGAGAAAACATGAAAATGCTCCTAGTAACAAACTTATGTTTCGAATAGTGAATCGCAATGGGATTAAAATAACGCGcatatgataaatatattaaaatgggCTCAACTTAACATGATTAGCGCTAACTCAggtatcaaaaaaaaattagctataAACCATGACTTTTGAATCAAGGTTAAAATGGCTAAACATAATTAGTCCATGAGGTTTATATGTTGTTAAGTTTTAGCCCATGAACTTCATAGGGTTAAGTTTTAGCCATTTATTTTACTTCACGCAATTTTattacaatatttaaatatatattagtttgttgaattatacaaaattaggtcttaaattttaaatatatattagatctTAACCCGTCCAACTGGGCGggtctttatttttatgatatactAAAGTGTATATTAGTTCAAAATTGTTAGATTTAAATGGATGTgaaaatatttaggaataatTTATGGCAATTGAGTGTTAGTAACCTCTATTCTGTTTTCGTGGGGATGAAGTGttgaattttgatttaaatGAGAAGATCTCCAAGTGAAATCTTTCTAAAATTTAGGAACAAatatgtaaacttttttttgataaataattatgataATATATCTGAATCCAAGCAGATGCGGCAAAGCCCATTCGTTTTAATGTGAAAATCAATTATAGGCCCACTCGTTTTAATGTCtaaactagattatgacccgcgctttggaagcgcggaatattttacgatgaaattttttactaataacttaacaaatattttggtaacttttaaagagtttatttaaaatatttttgcatttaaatcagtgtttctaaattcaacccgattgtgattataccggttaatccggagatctaacaattcaatttaggtttttaaaatattcatattaacaaaaatcactaaaatttgAGACTAActgattgaactgatggatgaccaatatgtaatctaatttgatttaaattgtaatagtttcataatttgtaatcttataatccaaattttaaagtttattattttgcaatttatgaaattatgatgtttctacaaaattttaaagagaaaatgatagatataaaatattaagattaattattgtattgtttggaaacattgatagtagtataaaatatattgtttggaaacattgatagtagtaagaaataagtatattgtttggaaacatggatagtagtataaagaaaggaacattaatgatttaatgtaggtttaactataaagtataaatgtgtatttaatttaaaaacttacaaaataaatgttaggtccaagagaatgtttctgttttaataagatagataatcaAGTACTATCGTGATACCAATAGGCTCATTCCTTATTAATTATTAGTGTACTATCAAAGTTGccaaataatttttgttaattcatatccttgtatccaaacaaaagtttaaagtacttatactttaataagatagagaAAGAATTACACTAGGAGTCACTTTTCTACTTTAGTATTACACAAAAAGTCACTTAGTGCTACTGGAGCACTTTTGCTGTCTCTTTGCACATACATGAGAAATTGAAATTACAAATCTACCCTATTTTGTTCCAACAATAAActgatattaaattataaaaataataatactacAAAACAGTTGTCGTCGTACTCTTTCTCAAATCCTACGGTGAgtattaaatcaaaattaatggAGAGATGGTTACCTACCAACTTTATCTCTACCCAAGTTTCtcttccatttttttaaaaaatatactccatttcctgacaaaaaaaaatctcatctaATCTTTCATCGAcagtgatgatgatggtttTCCTCTCGATTCTTCTTGCCGTTAGACCGGCGAAACACCCACCATCTTGATCTCCGGCTTTGTGGTAAAACTGCAGACTAAACCACCACTGACGGAAAGGAACCATTTTCGATTTTGATTTTGCTGTTGCAATTggaaaagaagaaggtgaaCCATGTAAACCAGCTGCTCAAATTGGAAGACTTTATCATGACTGCACCAAAAAGCGACGTCGTTTTTCTTCCTGAAGTTTCCGGACGAGTTTACACCACTGCCGCAGAGTTCATATATAGGGTTTGTGGATTGAGTATTGGGTTTTACTGAAATTCAAATATGAACATTTTTACAAATATTCTCAATTCAAAGTTTTGGTGCTCGTTCGAAGCTGGTGGAGTTCTGAcctgtttaaaaatatttctcaaGTTTACTTTGAAGAAAGTAATCACACATGGAGATGAGAGAAGAAGCTAAACTCTGTTAAGCCTAAAAACAAGACATGAACATCTCGTCATGAATTTTCTTGTCTTATTCTAATTGAGTTTAGTTCCTTAGATTCTTCTTCTGCCTTTTTTATTCTCATGGAAAACAACAGAAACAGATCTTGCAacttgtacatgtgtacatctACGAACACATAACATTTTGCGAACCATGTACATGAACAAAATGTACCTATAGACATTGTTATACTACTATTTCTTTTTGTTGCTTTGTGTTCCATACATCAAATACTAGAGTTCTTTTTATCCTCTgtataattcttttaaaatggGTGTACACATTTCATCCATTGTACTCGTGTACACAATTATAATGTACAAATGCAATATGGATATATAATTGTGTACACATGTCACCCATTGTACTCGTGTACACAACTATGAGTGTCCAAATGCAATATGGATAAACATGTAGGTGTGCGTCTGGAATGCAATATGGATAAAAGTGATTACTCAATGCAACTGAGAGCATCAAAGAGTAAAGCATAGTGAAGTCTGGTATGTTTTACACTTTCACTGATATATTTGAGACACTTGAGTATAATGTCGTAAGCTGATGTACACTATCTACGTACGTCCATGTGTACACCGTCTATGCATGTCTACCGTCTACGCATGTCCACATGTACATCGTCTACGCCTGTCTACTTTGACCAATGGTGCAGTATATTGCAAATTGATAATCAGACTTAAACCGATGGCAAGCAACGACGAGTGAGGCATAAACAATGGTTATGGGAATTTTATGGCGACAAAGGAATAAGAGTCACTGGCGCATAGGTTCAATATAATTTGAAGTGGAGTTAGATTTAGACCACCACAGAGCAGCGACAAAGGAATAAGAGTCACTGCAAACGAGAATTGCCggcaacaaaagaaaaagtggAGAAGATACGGAGATAAATCGAGCAACAATAAATAAGGCGGAAACGATGACGGAGTAGAGATTATTGTTGATAGAGAAAGAAAAGGAGTAGACACAGAGATTATGAATACTGGAGTTTGTATTGTTAATTATCGTTGTCAAGATGAAAGAAATAAGGAGGTTGTGGAGAGAGTGGGGtaaataattactttaaaaCATATGTAATCTCATTCATCTATTTTATATAGATCTAAAAATCTTAAGGCTGAgaaaatttgataaaatcatGTCAAATCATACTTTTTGGAAATAGtaattatttagttaattattaaaggGAAGGGAAAAGATAAATTGGGGATAGCAAGGTAAACAACCACACAAAAACTACGTTAGTAGTTTAAAGTGACTTAAGGTGTAATAAAATCTTAGAAAGTGACCTATAATGTTAAAAACTCATAGAGAAAGATTAGTTTGTTGAATTATACTAAAAtgatgtattttaaaaaattggggTGGTCACTACCTTTTCTTTCAAAAGACAGGTAGTGGATTGTTTCAAGAAGTTGACGGTAGTAGAAGTTCAGGTGAACATGCACAAAGTATGTATCAAGAAGCAAATTTCGTTTCAGGAACGCGAGATCTAAAAGCCATAAAGATTTGTATATCTGCTGAAATTTCTTCCGGTGGGTTTGTTGGTGTGAAGAAGCCTACCTAACAGTGTCCACTCTCTGCAAGACATATTCAAAGGTGGTTTCTTTATATTTGGGTCTGAAGAAGATTAACAGAATTGTCCACCTCCTCGTTTTACCTGTTACCGCAAAAGAAACAACTGTTCAACAATTCCATGAACAGAGGAATGAGTTCAATTACCTAACAGAAGGTAATTTGATGCATCTATGTACGCAGAAATTACCCGTCAAGTAAATAAATCATTTGACAGATTACACAATGGTACAGAGCTCTACAGTGAAAGCTTAAAAAGGAAAGGAAGGACTTCACTAAATTAACACACATCTTGCAAGAATagaattgcaaaaaaaaaaaaaatcagagttCTTCCTttcacaagaagaagaagaagaaaaaagtagcTATCTATTTCTACAAGAAGCTGTTAAAGAATATCGTCGTAGGCTACAATATCTCTGTCCTTAAACTCCCTTCTCGTCGCCAGAGATGAAGGACCACCGTCACCGTCAGTATCGTTGCTTCTCGGGTTGACAATGGTGGATGCTAGCctatttcttcttctcccaTGTTTTCTCAATGACATCTCAGCTCGGAGAAGCTTAGAGGACAAAGACGGCGACGTTTTATCCTTTTCTTCACCCACCTTCACACCTTCCTTCCACGTCACCAACGAATCCGTCGCCCAAGCCACCTCCAACTGCAAATacaaaaatcttatataaactCCCAAATTTCACAACTAGTTTTGGTTTTGGgtactaaagtgaagagtaccTTCTTGGAATCGATGGAGATACCGAAAGAAGGCTCGTGACTACCGGCGATTGCGGCTTCTGCCGACTCGGCGGTGCGATACGAGACGGATCCGACTCCGTCTATTCGATGTAGAGAACCTGAGCCTAAGCTCAGGAGAACGAAGACGAGAGAGACGATAAAGTTTGTTATATTGATGTGACTTAACGTTCTGTTACAACGATATAGagtttatatactattattaatACCCGGTTTATTATTCTAATAACCAACATGGTTAAACCGGTTCCGGTTATTCTATATATCCCAATACCCCCCCCTCAAGATGGAAGGAACAGCTTGTGAATTCCCATCTTGAGCATGAGTCTCGCAAAGATACCAGGTTGAACAGCTTTAGTGAAGAGATCTGCAAGCTGGTTATCTGTACGAACATGGAGAGCTTTAAGAAACCCACTGAGTATCCTTTCACGAACCACATGACAGTCATTTTCAATATGCTTAGTGCGTTCGTGAAACACCGGATTGGAGGCAATGTGGAGAGCCGACTGGTTGTCACAGAAGAGTGTAGCTGGAGATACAGGTGGAGACTTGAGATCGTTAAGTAAAGCGGTCAACCAGATCAGTTCACAAGTAGCATCGGCCATTGAACGGTACTCTGCTTCGGAGCTGCTTCTGGACACTGTAGGTTGTTTCTTCGATCTCCAAGATATGAGTGAGTCACCTAAAAACATACAATAACCAGTGGCTGATCTTCGGGAATCTGGACAGGATGCCCAATCGGCATCAGAGAAACCAGTGAGACGcactgaagaagaagcagagtaGAATAGACCCTGAGCTGGATCATTCTTCAAGTATCTCAAGACACGAGTAGCAGCTTGAAGATGAGTTGTACGCGGCTTTGACATGTATTGACTTAACTTGTGGACGGCATAG is a genomic window containing:
- the LOC108809956 gene encoding protein NRT1/ PTR FAMILY 2.12, which translates into the protein MEVVENSKNPNHSPERKRGGWRAISFILGNETLERMGTMGLSANFMAYLTKVFHMELVDASNVYNLWLGLSNLAPLLGAIISDAYVGRFKTIAYASFFSLFGLMTVTLTAWLHQLHPPECNIHHPDSCHRPNKLQLGVLFLGLCFLSIGSGGIRPCSIPFGADQFDQRTEKGLKGMASYFNWYYLTFSIVLIVSHTIIVYIQDNISWTVGFSVPTGLMACSIVLFFVGTRFYVYVKPEGSVFSGIVRVILAARKKRNLELPVEDGTVEYYDPPLKHGVLSKLPLTNQYKFLDKAAVIKEGDLTSDGVPVNKWRLCSIQEVEEVKCLIRIIPVWSAGIISVVTVSTQGTFIVPQARKMDRHMGPHFEIPAGSLSVISFITIGLWLPIYDRILVPSLWRIRNFRLTLLQRMGIGIVFGIMSMFSAALVERVRRTQALEMTQMSVFWLALQLVLMGLSESFNFIGQIEFFNSQFPEHMRSLANSLFPLSFAASHYLTSVLLTTVHKLSGGKDQPDWLDNNLDKGRLDYFYYMIAGLGVVNLVYFWYCARSYQYKTGSQMEDLEEEKSLVD
- the LOC130496368 gene encoding uncharacterized protein At1g27050, whose translation is MRRKRDKPYRTPSRISKRRRPWAPPPPSSETDEINDKPTAKLPPPPALLVTGLPSNCSVLELKSRFEIYGSISRIRIDKDGVGSVSYRTAESAEAAIAGSHEPSFGISIDSKKLEVAWATDSLVTWKEGVKVGEEKDKTSPSLSSKLLRAEMSLRKHGRRRNRLASTIVNPRSNDTDGDGGPSSLATRREFKDRDIVAYDDIL